A stretch of DNA from Pongo pygmaeus isolate AG05252 chromosome 3, NHGRI_mPonPyg2-v2.0_pri, whole genome shotgun sequence:
CCTCGCTCATCAGCTTCTACATCCCCGTGGCCATCATGATCGTGACCTACACGCGCATCTACCGCATCGCCCAGGTGCAGATCCGCAGGATTTCCTCCCTGGAGAGGGCTGCAGAGCACGCGCAGAGCTGCCGGAGCAGCGCAGCCTGCGCGCCCGACACCAGCCTGCGCGCTTCCATCAAGAAGGAGACCAAGGTTCTCAAGACCCTGTCGGTGATCATGGGGGTCTTCGTGTGTTGCTGGCTGCCCTTCTTCATCCTTAACTGCATGGTCCCTTTCTGCAGTGGACACCCCGAAGGCCCTCCGGCCGGCTTCCCCTGTGTCAGTGAGACCACCTTCGACGTCTTCGTCTGGTTCGGCTGGGCTAACTCCTCACTCAACCCCGTCATCTATGCCTTCAACGCCGACTTCCGGAAGGTGTTTGCCCAGCTGCTGGGgtgcagccactgctgctcccGCACGCCGGTGGAGACGGTGAACATCAGCAATGAGCTCGTCTCCTACAACCAAGACACCGTCTTCCACAAGGAAATCACAGCTGCCTACATCCACATGATGCCCAACGCCGTTACCTCCGGCATCAGGGAGGTGGACAACGACGAGGTGGAGGGTCCTTTCGATCGCATGTCCCAGATCTCTCAGACGTCCCCAGATGGTGACCCTGTTGCTGAGTCTGTCTGGGAGCTGGACTGCGAGGGGGAGATTTCTTTAGACAAAATAACACCTTTCACCCCAAAtggattccattaaactgcattaAGAAACCCCCTCATGGATCTGCATAACCGCACAGACATTGACATGTATGCACATACACGCAAATACATGCCTTTCCAGTGCTGCTCCCTTTATCATGTGTTTCTGTGCAGTAGCTCGTGTGCTTAGAAACCTCACCCCATCGATTGGTAGTTCAAAGAATTGGCAGAAGCAGTTGCAATAAACTCAGTCAAATATACCCTGCCTACCAGAGACGGACCAATGATCCTATGAGAGAAGAGAGTATGGTGCTgggtccttaaaaaaaaaaagtgatacttGGTCCTTAAAAAATATGCTCTCCCCTCCCTATTTAAACAAATGGCTTGTTCAGTCACTTGTTTGtgtttgaattgatttttaaacagcaggttgtgtgtgtgtgcagtgatGCTGT
This window harbors:
- the DRD5 gene encoding D(1B) dopamine receptor, whose amino-acid sequence is MLPPGSNGTAYPGQFALYQQLAQGNAVGGSAGAPPLGPAQVVTACLLTLLIIWTLLGNVLVCAAIVRSRHLRAKMTNVFIVSLAVSDLFVALLVMPWKAVAEVAGYWPFGAFCDVWVAFDIMCSTASILNLCVISVDRYWAISRPFRYERKMTQRMALVMVGLAWTLSILISFIPVQLNWHRDQAASWGGLDLPNNLANWTPWEEDFWEPDVRAENCDSSLNRTYAISSSLISFYIPVAIMIVTYTRIYRIAQVQIRRISSLERAAEHAQSCRSSAACAPDTSLRASIKKETKVLKTLSVIMGVFVCCWLPFFILNCMVPFCSGHPEGPPAGFPCVSETTFDVFVWFGWANSSLNPVIYAFNADFRKVFAQLLGCSHCCSRTPVETVNISNELVSYNQDTVFHKEITAAYIHMMPNAVTSGIREVDNDEVEGPFDRMSQISQTSPDGDPVAESVWELDCEGEISLDKITPFTPNGFH